The following are from one region of the Etheostoma spectabile isolate EspeVRDwgs_2016 chromosome 17, UIUC_Espe_1.0, whole genome shotgun sequence genome:
- the LOC116705161 gene encoding uncharacterized protein C6orf118 isoform X1: MFNSSKPKPGCYRSDIQRLLLAAEAGQKDDILTYSSGHLGPRCLNQSQPHRDTKQSFWSMSQSLKETPKPLKSQLTRTKALVYVKKKEMKVCPPKFSTGTALVKSEILKSRQDKASHCSSHADKREDGSLPKIVYCSSNSLPIQPRAFSQNKSKYLSDLEGKQQFVQEGQNNDGQLKKKQQFGRKVIAKQDLWAGIHVAEMHERKLQKELSRLSVHSWPSRDRLAVFSDVFDDVCEGSPVFGRILREIKTDYDLYVNHLMASQSPLHDTLLDTSLKDLGNGKVRQMELEDAEKEVFRLEQEARRALEENKRVRNESQNVPAIIGPEDSDMKNPYVSGLQDSCTNNLQSKRLQVLNTWREIQQLEEEIKEKLVSSVTTTATAGRIKDLKKEIMRLIASNDCLETMNKDLENNINMVLDREKASKAIRRMLWDKIHCDLQTESNKLHQQVTRYGHSKVQ, encoded by the exons ATGTTCAACAGCAGCAAGCCAAAGCCCGGGTGCTATAGGAGCGACATCCAAAGACTGCTGCTGGCTGCTGAAGCTGGTCAGAAGGATGATATCCTGACCTACTCCTCAGGTCATCTGGGGCCACGCTGCCTGAACCAGAGTCAGCCTCACAGGGACACAAAGCAGTCTTTCTGGAGCATGTCTCAGAGCCTAAAAGAAACCCCAAAACCTCTAAAATCCCAGCTGACACGGACAAAGGCTTTGGTTTAtgtaaagaagaaagaaatgaaagtgtGTCCCCCTAAGTTCTCCACTGGCACTGCTTTAGTAAAGTCTGAAATCTTAAAGTCAAGACAAGATAAGGCTTCTCATTGCTCATCACATGCAGACAAAAGAGAAGATGGGAGTCTGCCTAAAATAGTTTACTGTTCCTCAAACTCTCTGCCAATCCAGCCTAGAGCCTTCTCCCAGAATAAGTCGAAGTATTTATCTGATCTTGAGGGAAAACAACAATTTGTCCAGGAAGGACAGAATAATGACGGCCAGCTAAAGAAGAAACAACAATTTGGCAGGAAAGTCATAGCCAAGCAGGACCTCTGGGCTGGAATACATGTTGCTGAAATGCATGAGAGGAAACTACAAAAG GAGCTGAGTAGGTTGTCAGTTCACAGCTGGCCCAGCAGAGACCGCCTTGCGGTGTTCAGTGACGTCTTTGATGATGTATGTGAAGGCTCACCAGTATTTGGACGCATCCTGAGGGAAATTAAG ACAGATTATGATTTGTATGTTAACCACTTGATGGCTTCCCAATCACCACTACATGACACG TTGCTGGATACTTCTCTCAAAGATCTTGGCAATGGCAAAGTAAGGCAAATGGAGCTGGAAGACGCTGAAAAAGAGGTTTTCAGGCTGGAGCAGGAGGCCAGAAGAGCTCTAGAGGAGAATAAACG aGTCCGAAATGAATCACAGAATGTTCCAGCAATCATAGGCCCAGAGGACAGTGATATGAAGA ATCCATATGTGTCAGGGCTGCAggacagctgcaccaacaatcTCCAATCCAAGAGGCTTCAGGTGTTGAACACGTGGAGGGAGATCcaacagctggaggaggagattAAGGAGAAGCTGGTGTCCTCTGTCACAACCACTGCTACTGCAGGACGCATCAAAGACCTCAAG AAAGAGATAATGAGACTGATTGCCTCAAATGACTGTCTGGAGACCATGAACAAG GATCTGGAAAACAACATCAACATGGTGctagacagagagaaagcaagCAAGGCCATAAGGCG GATGTTATGGGACAAAATACACTGTGATCTACAAACAGAGAGTAATAAGCTTCATCAGCAAGTAACCAGATATGGACATTCCAAAGTgcaataa
- the LOC116705161 gene encoding uncharacterized protein C6orf118 isoform X2, with protein sequence MFNSSKPKPGCYRSDIQRLLLAAEAGQKDDILTYSSGHLGPRCLNQSQPHRDTKQSFWSMSQSLKETPKPLKSQLTRTKALVYVKKKEMKVCPPKFSTGTALVKSEILKSRQDKASHCSSHADKREDGKQQFVQEGQNNDGQLKKKQQFGRKVIAKQDLWAGIHVAEMHERKLQKELSRLSVHSWPSRDRLAVFSDVFDDVCEGSPVFGRILREIKTDYDLYVNHLMASQSPLHDTLLDTSLKDLGNGKVRQMELEDAEKEVFRLEQEARRALEENKRVRNESQNVPAIIGPEDSDMKNPYVSGLQDSCTNNLQSKRLQVLNTWREIQQLEEEIKEKLVSSVTTTATAGRIKDLKKEIMRLIASNDCLETMNKDLENNINMVLDREKASKAIRRMLWDKIHCDLQTESNKLHQQVTRYGHSKVQ encoded by the exons ATGTTCAACAGCAGCAAGCCAAAGCCCGGGTGCTATAGGAGCGACATCCAAAGACTGCTGCTGGCTGCTGAAGCTGGTCAGAAGGATGATATCCTGACCTACTCCTCAGGTCATCTGGGGCCACGCTGCCTGAACCAGAGTCAGCCTCACAGGGACACAAAGCAGTCTTTCTGGAGCATGTCTCAGAGCCTAAAAGAAACCCCAAAACCTCTAAAATCCCAGCTGACACGGACAAAGGCTTTGGTTTAtgtaaagaagaaagaaatgaaagtgtGTCCCCCTAAGTTCTCCACTGGCACTGCTTTAGTAAAGTCTGAAATCTTAAAGTCAAGACAAGATAAGGCTTCTCATTGCTCATCACATGCAGACAAAAGAGAAGATGGGA AACAACAATTTGTCCAGGAAGGACAGAATAATGACGGCCAGCTAAAGAAGAAACAACAATTTGGCAGGAAAGTCATAGCCAAGCAGGACCTCTGGGCTGGAATACATGTTGCTGAAATGCATGAGAGGAAACTACAAAAG GAGCTGAGTAGGTTGTCAGTTCACAGCTGGCCCAGCAGAGACCGCCTTGCGGTGTTCAGTGACGTCTTTGATGATGTATGTGAAGGCTCACCAGTATTTGGACGCATCCTGAGGGAAATTAAG ACAGATTATGATTTGTATGTTAACCACTTGATGGCTTCCCAATCACCACTACATGACACG TTGCTGGATACTTCTCTCAAAGATCTTGGCAATGGCAAAGTAAGGCAAATGGAGCTGGAAGACGCTGAAAAAGAGGTTTTCAGGCTGGAGCAGGAGGCCAGAAGAGCTCTAGAGGAGAATAAACG aGTCCGAAATGAATCACAGAATGTTCCAGCAATCATAGGCCCAGAGGACAGTGATATGAAGA ATCCATATGTGTCAGGGCTGCAggacagctgcaccaacaatcTCCAATCCAAGAGGCTTCAGGTGTTGAACACGTGGAGGGAGATCcaacagctggaggaggagattAAGGAGAAGCTGGTGTCCTCTGTCACAACCACTGCTACTGCAGGACGCATCAAAGACCTCAAG AAAGAGATAATGAGACTGATTGCCTCAAATGACTGTCTGGAGACCATGAACAAG GATCTGGAAAACAACATCAACATGGTGctagacagagagaaagcaagCAAGGCCATAAGGCG GATGTTATGGGACAAAATACACTGTGATCTACAAACAGAGAGTAATAAGCTTCATCAGCAAGTAACCAGATATGGACATTCCAAAGTgcaataa
- the pla2g12b gene encoding group XIIB secretory phospholipase A2-like protein isoform X2, producing MLLRTAVLLLLCVCTGMCATLGHYQTQAKEEEDVPAVTDGVLAAAFVDAAEEAGAPADKQVNDLPAVEEPAVNSIFGDNLLSKILAAADKPVVDVPVADIATAKEPQTDSDRPAGDASVVEALTGEAVTQEQPSSEAEENDIRPAATNRSLNEPLAHKDDNSWSINSIRNSFQSVHGYFDSLVELVGGHNGVCQYRCRYGKLPQPRPGYQLPEPNGCSSSLVGFQLDLGIPAITECCNQHDMCYDTCGTSKYDCDSEFRLCVHGICSDLKKSLGFVSKVQACDSMADALHSAVGTLGCRPYMNSQRAACVCEGEERDEL from the exons ATGCTGCTTCGGACTGCGGTTCTGCTGCTCCTATGCGTGTGCACGGGCATGTGTGCCACTTTAGGCCACTACCAGACTCAAgcaaaggaagaggaggatgtcCCTGCTGTTACTGACGGGGTTTTAGCAGCTGCCTTTGTAGATGCAGCTGAAGAAGCAGGAGCTCCTGCAGATAAACAAGTAAATGATTTGCCTGCAGTTGAGGAACCTGCAGTTAATTCCATTTTTGGTGACAATCTATTGTCTAAAATACTTGCAGCTGCTGACAAACCAGTGGTGGATGTCCCAGTAGCAGATATTGCAACAGCCAAagagccacagacagacagtgataGGCCTGCTGGAGACGCCTCTGTTGTGGAAGCTCTAACTGGGGAAGCTGTCACCCAGGAGCAACCTTCTTCGGAGGCGGAGGAGAATGACATTAGACCAGCCGCGACAAACCGGTCCCTGAACGAGCCTTTGGCACACAAAGACGACAACAGCTGGAGCATCAACTCCATTAGAAATAGTTTCCAGAGTGTACACGGATACTTTGACTCCCTGGTGGAGCTGGTGGGGGGACACAATGGTGTGTGTCAGTACCGCTGCAGATATG GTAAACTTCCTCAACCTCGTCCCGGCTACCAGCTCCCAGAGCCCAACggctgcagctcctctctggTGGGCTTCCAG CTTGACCTGGGGATTCCTGCTATAACAGAGTGCTGTAACCAGCATGACATGTGCTATGACACTTGTGGCACAAGCAAGTACGACTGTGACTCTGAGTTTCGCTTGTGTGTGCATGGCATCTGCTCCGACCTTAAGAAGAGTCTGGGCTTTGTGTCGAAGGTGCAAG cCTGTGATTCGATGGCGGACGCTCTCCACAGCGCAGTGGGGACACTTGGTTGCAGGCCTTACATGAACAGCCAGAGGGCGGCATGTGTCtgtgagggagaggagagggatgaACTGTGA
- the pla2g12b gene encoding group XIIB secretory phospholipase A2-like protein isoform X1, translating to MLLRTAVLLLLCVCTGMCATLGHYQTQAKEEEDVPAVTDGVLAAAFVDAAEEAGAPADKQVNDLPAVEEPAVNSIFGDNLLSKILAAADKPVVDVPVADIATAKEPQTDSDRPAGDASVVEALTGEAVTQEQPSSEAEENDIRPAATNRSLNEPLAHKDDNSWSINSIRNSFQSVHGYFDSLVELVGGHNGVCQYRCRYGKLPQPRPGYQLPEPNGCSSSLVGFQVNAALDLGIPAITECCNQHDMCYDTCGTSKYDCDSEFRLCVHGICSDLKKSLGFVSKVQACDSMADALHSAVGTLGCRPYMNSQRAACVCEGEERDEL from the exons ATGCTGCTTCGGACTGCGGTTCTGCTGCTCCTATGCGTGTGCACGGGCATGTGTGCCACTTTAGGCCACTACCAGACTCAAgcaaaggaagaggaggatgtcCCTGCTGTTACTGACGGGGTTTTAGCAGCTGCCTTTGTAGATGCAGCTGAAGAAGCAGGAGCTCCTGCAGATAAACAAGTAAATGATTTGCCTGCAGTTGAGGAACCTGCAGTTAATTCCATTTTTGGTGACAATCTATTGTCTAAAATACTTGCAGCTGCTGACAAACCAGTGGTGGATGTCCCAGTAGCAGATATTGCAACAGCCAAagagccacagacagacagtgataGGCCTGCTGGAGACGCCTCTGTTGTGGAAGCTCTAACTGGGGAAGCTGTCACCCAGGAGCAACCTTCTTCGGAGGCGGAGGAGAATGACATTAGACCAGCCGCGACAAACCGGTCCCTGAACGAGCCTTTGGCACACAAAGACGACAACAGCTGGAGCATCAACTCCATTAGAAATAGTTTCCAGAGTGTACACGGATACTTTGACTCCCTGGTGGAGCTGGTGGGGGGACACAATGGTGTGTGTCAGTACCGCTGCAGATATG GTAAACTTCCTCAACCTCGTCCCGGCTACCAGCTCCCAGAGCCCAACggctgcagctcctctctggTGGGCTTCCAGGTGAATGCCGCT CTTGACCTGGGGATTCCTGCTATAACAGAGTGCTGTAACCAGCATGACATGTGCTATGACACTTGTGGCACAAGCAAGTACGACTGTGACTCTGAGTTTCGCTTGTGTGTGCATGGCATCTGCTCCGACCTTAAGAAGAGTCTGGGCTTTGTGTCGAAGGTGCAAG cCTGTGATTCGATGGCGGACGCTCTCCACAGCGCAGTGGGGACACTTGGTTGCAGGCCTTACATGAACAGCCAGAGGGCGGCATGTGTCtgtgagggagaggagagggatgaACTGTGA